TGGGTAAGATTTGGATATGAATGAAGATTGCTGTAAAATAAGTCTTTATATTATGACTAGAATGGGTATCAGTATGAATGGAATTTATTCTCAGATTTAGACTGGAGAACAAATGCTAATAATAGGAGGAGGAAGCCCTCATTCAAAATTATAGCTGACAGACTTTTTCCTAAGATGAATAAATGGCAAAAAGAATACAAGTATAGTTTTATCCACTAGGGAATATACTGCAGGAGAGCTAACAGGAAAACTTGGATATGACTTGGAGTTAATTCTATTTAAATCACTCAGAAAGATAAATGGAATATGTTTGCAAGTAAGATTCACAATTCTAAAATAGAAAACTTTGATATGCTATTGAACCTAGGTGGTCCATTGAACTGGCCAGTCCAACAACCACAGTTTTCtgaaatccatttaaaaaaataattgtaaaagtATCTGAAATGTAAAGCAAGGCAATGAAAAAAACTCTCAGAAACTCCATAACTAATAGAATAATTGCCTTAAAGGGAGAGTCCATTAAGCAGTAACTGTAGCTTACATACCCAGTCTCCAGAATTTACCTACAGTCAATTAGCGAGTTAGGATTCTATATAGCAGTCAGCAGCTAGACCTGAACCAAACCTAAGTCATTTCCTGCTCTTGAGGTCTTGTGTTTAGCATATTTGGGCCTTGCTTTGTTAATCTGAAAGTACCTTTTGTCATAAAGTGCCATGCCTTGAAGCCTGTCCCTGGTTTTGAAGGATAACTCATTTTTGTTGAAATCTGTTTCTCCACCTTTGGCATTGGAAACaccatgttctcagaagggaCCAGCTCAGACTAGTTTCAAAACAAGTGCACCTTGACTGGTTGGAATATAATTAGTATCTTAAGCATTCCCAAGGATTACATTCAAAGCTTGGGCATTACTCACAGCAATTAAGTTGCACCAAGTAAGTCTCATAGTTTTAGCTTTAACACTCAATGAGTGATTTAAAAACACATGTATTTTACATTGTCCTGGCTTTCCATATGGCCAGATATATATAAAGTACAACACTTTAGTGCaaacaaaagctttaaaaaaaaaaaatcaatcagtATGttcaaagaatttattttttccaaatgaacCGAGATACAGTAACTCAACATTCACTTTTAATGAAGCCCCATTGCACCGTGACAAATGTGCAGCCTACAGTATCTTAAATGAATCATAATATGGCTTACATCTTTAATGCCTGATCACAGAGCCAGAGGAGTTCAAAGAGCCCTTACTAAAACCATCAGTGGAAACGCTGGTTGCACAAGGCACTGAAGTACCTACTTTGTAGCCAGAAGTAATTACGCTGCTCTGCTAATCTCTGCTGCAGAAACTCAATCTAGCAGACACAGATCACATCTAGCAGATAAGGGCTCCATGCGAGCGaggcacagaggctgctgcttttcttgaaaacacacacagcatttttgtgtgATGGTGCAACACACATGCATAACACcctttggaataaaaattgtcAGTGTTGGGAATACATACTGATGAGAAGGAATAACTctacttccttccttcctctgcttgAGAGACTGCAAATCTACACCTTGAGATCACGCCACATCTATGAGGTCTCTGACTTTTACAAGCACAGGAACCTCAGGTGTAAGAATCCATTATTATGAGGCTGAGCACACAGTTGCCTCTGTGGATCTCCCTTTTATTCCCCACTCTTCTTAAAATAATGATGGAACGAGACAGGATCTTGAACCTTCAGCTGAACTACACAATACATCTCACTTAAAAGGCTGTGAGGTAATGCTGTTGAGCTATAGCAAAGCAGTAGGAAATATTTCAGGCAGATAGCATTCATGACTGATAACCATGGGACACAGATTTAAACCTGGAAGCACACACGGAGCTCGTGTTTCCAGACTTTCACAGCACTAGATCAAAGTAAACAAGTGCAACCTGCACCTTCACATAAAATAAATGACACACTGTACAGTTCAAACAATGGCACAAGGTCTTACTGAAATGACTGCTATCTGCCTTCAAACCAGAAAGGAACAAAAGCACaggcaagagggaaaaaataggaaaaaatataacaCAGAATTATGTACCTTACTTTTTCTCATATCCTCAAACAGCCAAACTACTTGTTACAGCTTACCCAAGTGACTCCAAGCCTCAGCTAGAATGCTTACATTTTATTCAGGTGGTTACTGtctggcacacacagcagcctcAAAACATAGAAGTTGCTGCCAGCAAAGTCAGGAGGAAAATTGTCAGTCTTTGTAtgaccaccaaaaaaaaaaaaaaaatgcacatgcCAATATAAATTATACAAAACCTCAAATTGTAAGTGTGGAAAGTAATTTTGGAACATCAGGATGAAACAGTTGGAAGAATTTTACAGCTCCcttttgaatttttcattatGGTCATACATTTTACCTTCTTGTCTCTGGGTATACTTTTGCTTTTTGACCAAAATAACAGTTGTGCACGTTAGCAAGGTGAAAAGTTTCCAGTCTCTCCCAGACGCTCCTATTCACAAGGGTATTTGGTCCTCATTAATTTAAACCTCCAATCACCTATagaaaaaacaattcagaaTACCTAGCATTCTAAGTGCCCAGATACAATAAGGAGTAATTATAGTACAGCATAAAATACTTCACATTtactctgtgctgtgcacacGAAGGCTTGCTTGCAATCCTTCCAACATGAAGTTCTTTTACCCAGTCAGTTCATCCACTGGCTCACATCTGCATTAACGACACCAAAGCCATACTCCAGGAATATTTGTGCAtatgaaaaacagcaaaaacctTTTTCTGTCAATACCCTCACGTACAGGATAAGCACTTCCATCACTGTTACCACCTGTATTAGCTAGACTCAAGGGAGCATAAGGCAAACAGAGCCTCCTAGCTAAAATGAAACTTTCACATCTTTCAACAACATggaaataagaatttttttttcttatggaaAATTAATTGCACCATATTCCTGTCTAATGGAACATTGCTGTAATAACTACAGGAGTGGATTTActatttattagaaaaaaaatacctaatGATACTACTAAATATATCATTTAAACACATTGCTAGGAAAAAATATCAAGTGAGAATATTTCAAAACCCTTCCTTTTTCATGTCTGAGCACAGTGCCATTCTACAGCATAAGAGGTTTTACTTTTTAAGACTCAATCTAATTCTTCAGAACCAAAATTCTGAACACTGCAGTAGTGCAACAGACGTAATGCTGCATTAAGAGCTGTAGTGCATCAAACACTTCACCTATCCCACTGCCCATCCAACCTGCTCCAAAGTGCTACTGTTACATAAGGATCCCGGGCAATCCCCTCAGTTTATATGCTAACGCTGTTAGGGAAAGAATATTCTCTATTTTAGCGTGAGTCTTTTGCAAGGATTAAAGGCATTTCACTGCCTTTCCTCTGTCATCCAAACTGGAATGACATTATTGCATATAAGGTTCAGGTACTCCATACATTCTAACAACATTATATCATATctaacacagaaattaaaccACATtctcaggaaacagaaaacaacagcTACTTTGAAGCTGAAGGTACTTCTAAATGCTAACCTTAAGGGACATAACAATCTATACTTCCAAACAGGAACATAAGGTAAAAAACTCATGCTATTGCCaaacagaagacagaaaaatcagattatATACCTTGGGTTTACCACCTTTTTGTTTCAATGGACAGTCTTAGGTGCTGTCAATTTGTTACAAGTGACTTCAAAATGACAAGGGGCAGGAGACGGTATTTGTAGAAATAGACAGGAGTTAGATTTTTCCATATTACTAAAAGAGTGCTTAGTGTTAACTTTCTTTGCACAAattaaaatccaaataaaaggaaaaaaaaactcaaatgAATACAACAAAATAGTCACTTTTTTACTTTAAGACAGTGTACTTAATTTCTGGTTTCTCCTGCAAATTTACTTTAATACACATCTCCTAATTATAAAAGCCTTCCTTCCCATGTCTCCATATAGGCCTCAGTGGATTGCTCATACAGCCCTCCCTCAGGGGCACAGTAATCCACTGGCACTGCTCCCACTTTTCCCTCAAGAACCGAGCTCTCTTCTGGAACAAAACACTCCAGAAACCAAATGAGCAGCGAGGAAGAGCTCGATCCACCTGGCAGCACCTTTGCAGTTACCTGCAAGGCTCAGCAGCCTTTTCCTCGGCCACTTCActggggagagggaggcagcaggggaggTTTACTAGAGCACGGAGCCTCCCGAAGGCGCCGGCCGTGCGAGGCAGCCGGGGGCCCCCACCCGGGCACGGGGCCGCGACCGCCCGGCGCCTCCGGAGAGCAAggggcagcgcggggcggcCCCGAGCCCGCCCGGGAGGGCAGGTGGAGCTCTGGGCTGCGGCCCCTCCGCCTCCCGCCCGAGCCCGcaccgagccgagccgagccgccCTTTCCcgagcccgcccggccccgccgctcgcGGGAGCTCCCGTGCCCAGGGCCGGCGGCGACGGGCGCGGCCCGGGAGGGGAGGTGTGGGTGTAAGCACAGCAGCGGAGAGAAGCGGACAGCTCCGCGCGGGCACAGcaggggagcggggcgggggctcATTTATATCCCGGGAGCTAATTTGGGAAGCGGGATAACCCGCCCCGCACGACACCTGCCGCCAGCACTCACCCCATCCCGCGGAGAGGCGGCGGCCCCTTTAAGACCGCGGGGGACCCCTCCCTCCGGCCCTCCCGCCCTCCCCCGCCGCGCGCCTCCCGGGCCGCCAATCGGCGGCGGCGACGCAGCCAGGGCTGCGGGCAGCCAATCCGCGCGCCGCTTGGTGACCGCAGGGGAGGCGAgcggcaagatggcggcgccggGAGAGGCAGCGGCCGTGGCGGCTCCCTCACAGCCCGAGGTGGCCGCGGGCTCGGCCGCCTCCGCCGTGGTGCTGCCGGAGCGGCTGCAACGGCGGGAAGCGGAGCGGCAGCAGGGCGTCGAGCGGCAGCGGCAGAAGAAGGAGGCGCAGGTAGTGAAGGAGGAGCAGAGCGAGTTCTTCCTGGCCGCCTTCGCCCGGGAGCGGGAGGCCGTGGAGGCGCTGCTGGCGGCGGGGACGCTGGAGGAGGCGGCCGCCCGCCTGCAGGCgctgcagaagctgctgacGGGCAGCGTGCGGTTCCTGGCGCCCTACGAGGTGCGGCAGGGGCAGGAGACCGTGGCGCGGCTGCAGGGGGACCTGGCGGCGCGgcggcagcagctgcagcccaagaAGAAATTCGCCTTCCGCGCCCTCAAGAAAGAAGCGGCCCCGGGCagcgccccgcgccccgccgaGCCCGCCCCGCCGGACCCCGCCGCgcccgagcccggccccggcaTCGCCGAGGGCGAGTCGGGCGGGCCGCCGCTGTGCGGGTTCAGCGGCGCCCAGGACGCCGAGCTGGAGCTCGGCCCCGCGGAGCTGCTGCAGCGGGACGTGCTGCTGGCGGAGCTGCGCGGCTGCCGGGTGCGGCTCCGCGGCAACCCCAACACGCTGCGGGTGCGCGACTGCAGCGGCTGCACCGTGCTCTGCGGGCCCGTGTCCACCTCCGTGCTGGTGGACGGCTGCAGCGACTGCCTGCTGGCGCTGGCCTGCCAGCAGCTCCGCACCCACCGCACCCGCGACTGCCGCATCTACGTGCAGGTGACCAGCCGCGCCGTGATCGAGGCCTGCTCCGAGGTCTCCTTCGCCCCCTACTCCTGGAGCTACCCCGGGATCGAGCGAGATTTCGAGTCGTCTGGGCTGGACGGAAACAGTAACAACTGGAACCTGGTGGATGACTTTGACTGGCTGGCGACTGACAGGCCCTCGCCCAACTGGAGCGTGATCCCCGAGCAGGAAAGAATCACTAGCTGGGACTGACTGCGGAGGCAGCTCTGCCGTGCTAGAGATCCTCGTGTAAACGCACTGATCCACAAACTGTGGGACTTAATCCCCGATATGCCATTAAATTATTCCATTCTGTATTCAAATTTCGAATTACAATATATGGCTGGGTTTCTTAGTTGAAGCATACCAGTCAAATAGAGTTTACTGTTCTTGCACAAGTTGCTGCTGTAATCTGTATGTATCACTGTGGGACTTGCCAATTTCTGAAGTACCTCATTGTGAGTTAAAACTTATTAAGGTGGGACAAAGGCCACTGATACACAAACCACAATGATCCTCTGTTAGAGCTGTTGTGCTGCTTTCATTCACCTAGGCAGACTCTGAAAAAGCTGCAAGTAGTGCAAACTGTACTGGAATGACAAGATCGAATACCAAATTTCCCATGTTTGTGTGGCTCTCATGTTCTGATGGCAGCACAGTGTCTCTTAGGGGGAGTGCAGGTCAGTACTGATGTGAGGTAATGGGGTGAAAAAAGATTCGTTTAAAGGGAGAGTTTGTAAGTGCACAGTGCAGCAGACTGAGAGGCGTCCTAGGCTATGGTACAACAATGAGCCAGTTTCTGTGGAATTGGTTTAAATCTCTTAGTTGGCTTTAGGCTTTTCTTTCAAGTGAGAGAAATCTAAAGGAAAAAGGTGTTCCAATAAATATCTAATGCTCTCCTAATACACTGATTACTCGAAATTCAGAAACTTATGGAGTCTGTATAAATACTAAAGGTTCACGATGTGTAAATGCCATGTGAAAGGATGCTGCTTCTGTAAGCAGCTGGAGGCATCCAGCAAGTGCTGATGAACATCACAGAAGCTGGGTTAACTGTTCCTCTGCAAGCTGAAGCTTCAGGGCAGAGATGTTCAGGGATGTCCCATTATTTTCCAGACAGCAGGCTTTGTGTTCTGTGATCCTGATCTGCAGCACTCTGCTGCTGCAtgtgtgcagtgctggcagagagagtcagtgaaacagaaagaagaggTGCTGTATTCCAATTCCAGATTTGCATGTTGCATAAAGTGCAGAATAATTTAAGTCTCTTCACTCCTGCTAAATAGTAATAAAGTAGCAGCACTGGAATGCAGTGTCTTAACAGTGCCCTGTTAGTGGTGCTGAAGTGACCACTGTCCATATATAAAGTATACATAGCAGTTTAGGTTTCTAACACCCCTCCTTAACTTGTGACatttttcaataaataattGTTTATCTTGCCTTAGCATAAAGCTTTATTGTAAAACTTAAAATTCTTTATGCTGTGCAGCCATCATCTATGTGCCTCTAACAGACACTAAATCCTAGCTGAACTATCAAGAACTGCATCACTCACAGGAGAAGTACCTGAAACTTCACTTAGGTGCTTGTCTGGTCTttagcagaaaatgtttttctataAGTTGTTTTCATCATATTTAATTTAAAGGGGGAGggcaaaagggattttttttaatattcctgacaattttcagttttgtttacTTCTGTTAATGTATATTTTTTGACTGAATTggattttgcatttcaaatatacttgttttgaattattttagttGTTCCTTTACTGGTGAGTCTTCTTTGCACTGACAGCATCATAAAATGATTTAAAGAATACACCCTCAGTCTTACTTTAATGTAATCATTTATATCCTTTGTTAGAGGGATGTGATCAGTTGTGGCTGTCAAGTTATTTTAACATGTCCATCTTGGTACAGAATCTGATTTTGTAGTTAATTGTTCTCCAGATCAATCCTGTTAGCATCCTCTAGCCTTGAGA
Above is a genomic segment from Zonotrichia leucophrys gambelii isolate GWCS_2022_RI chromosome 3, RI_Zleu_2.0, whole genome shotgun sequence containing:
- the TBCC gene encoding tubulin-specific chaperone C; translated protein: MAAPGEAAAVAAPSQPEVAAGSAASAVVLPERLQRREAERQQGVERQRQKKEAQVVKEEQSEFFLAAFAREREAVEALLAAGTLEEAAARLQALQKLLTGSVRFLAPYEVRQGQETVARLQGDLAARRQQLQPKKKFAFRALKKEAAPGSAPRPAEPAPPDPAAPEPGPGIAEGESGGPPLCGFSGAQDAELELGPAELLQRDVLLAELRGCRVRLRGNPNTLRVRDCSGCTVLCGPVSTSVLVDGCSDCLLALACQQLRTHRTRDCRIYVQVTSRAVIEACSEVSFAPYSWSYPGIERDFESSGLDGNSNNWNLVDDFDWLATDRPSPNWSVIPEQERITSWD